In the genome of Nonomuraea sp. NBC_00507, the window CGTCGCCGTCCAGCGCACGAGCGGGCGCATCCTCGGCGGCCGACACCGAAGCGGTGGCCGTCCAGCCGGTCCGGCTGAGCATGCCGCCGGGGGTACCGGACGGGGCGGGCCAGGTGTAGGTGGCCATAGAGCGTGCCGGGAGGCTGGAGGCGAAGGTACGGTCGTTCTCCGTGACGGAGAAGGGCTGCGCCGAAGTGGTGGTGTTGAGGGCGACGAGGACACGGGAACCGTCGGGGTTGACGAAGGCGACGTTCTGGACCTCGGCGGAGCTGGTGGAGCCGACCCTGACCGCGCCCGGCTTCACGAACCTGGCGGCGTGGGAGAGGACGTAGTACTCGGCGTTGCGGGTGTACGTTGCGCCGTTGATCTCGACGACGCCGTTGCAGCGGTTGGAGCAATGGCCCTGGTGCGGACCGCCTGACGGGTTCAGGGCCAGGTTCCAGGTGATGGTGGACTCCCCGCCGTTGCGGGCGTTCTGGATGAACAGGTTCTCCGCGTGCCACATCAGCGTGTCGGCGAACGTGGCGGCGCTGTCGGCGCTGTCGGTGCCGCTGCACTCGGTGAACATGACCCGCTTGCCGGCGTTGACGACCTGCTGCTGGGCGGAGACCTGTCCGCCGTAGCAGTGGAAGGCGGCACCGACCAGGCGGGGGAGGTTTCCGACTCTCGAGAACACGTCGAGGGGGTAGTCGGGACGATCCCAGTTGTGGTCGTAGGCCCAGATCCGGGTGTTGAGCCCCGCGGCGGTGAGCTTGGCATCGAGCAGCTTGATCAGCTCGGCCTGCTGCTCGGACGACATGGCCATCGACGGGTAGCTGGTGGGGAACAGCGGCTCGTTCTGGACCGTCAGGTCGTCGACCGGGACGCCCGCGGCGCCGTACGCCTGCACGAACTTCACCAGGTAGTCGGCGTAGGTGGCGACATACTCGCTCTTGAGCGAGCCGCCGTTGAGGTTGTTCGAGTCCTTCATCCAGGCCGGCGCGCTCCATGGGGAGCCCATCACCTTGAGCACCGGGTTGAGCTGCCTGGCCTGGCGGACGAGCGGCAAGATGTTCTCGATCTCGTCCCGCTGGACGCTGAACCGCGACAGGGTCGGGTCGGCGGCGCCGTCATCGTAGGTGTAGAAATCGGCGGTCCGGTTGAAGTCGGTCGCGCCGATCGGCTGGCGCAGATAGTTGAGGCCCGCCGTCTGAAACAGATCGGCCATCAACGCGTTACGCCGGGCCGTCGGCATGGCCGCGATCAGTGAGGCGGAGGCGCCGGTGATGGAGGCGCCGAATCCGGCCATGGTCTGGTGGGTCTCGGCGGGGGACACCACCACGTTCCGTGCCAGAGCGGGGGCACCGAAGGCGGTATCAGGCTGTCGGGCCAGCTTGGCGGCCCCGTCCGCCGTGGTCAGCCAGACCTGGACGGCTGGCGCCGCCTGAGCCGACGTGGTGTGGAGAGCGAGGGTGCCTGCTAGCACACAGCCGAGTGCCGTGGCCGTGGCGAGGCTTCGGCGGAGATGCATGATGCTCCTCCTTCGATGGGGGGTGAGGGAGAACCTGGATGAAACAAAATGAAACATTTCTGTAAAATGTTTCGTGTCACATGAGTACTCGCCCGGTTCCGCCCTGTCAAGAGTCCCCTGTGTACAGCCCTTGAGATCGGAGAACGGTATGCTGCGTCTGTGAAACGAAGTGATGTAACTGATGGCTAGGCGGCGCAGTGGCAAGGTCACCGTCCGAGCCGTCGCCACCGAGGCGGGCGTATCGATCGCGACCGTTTCGCGGGTCATGAACGGCCATGAGTACGTCGCGCCAGAAACCCGTGCTCTGGTACAGGAGGCTCTGAACAGGCTCGGAAGCACCGCCGTGATCCCCGGCTCCGCTTCGGAGGACCGCTCCGCAGACGCCGTCTACGTACGCTGCCCCTATCTGCTGACCGACTACTTCGGGATGATCGTCTCCTCGGTAGCCGAGACCCTCGACCTGCACGGCCGCCGCGTCATCCTCAGCGCAGGCGACGCGGCCCGTGAAGCGAGCGTCATCTCCGGGCTCCCCGACGACCCGGACATTGCCGGAGCGATCTTCATCGTCCCCTCGGAGACCAACGAGGAACTCGAGGAGCTACGTGCCCAGGGATTCCCGTTCGTCGTGATCGATCCGCGTCTCCAGCCACCACGCGACATCGCCTCGGTGTCGGCCTCCCATTTCGCCGGCGCCCGGAACCTCACTGCCCACCTCGTCGAACTCGGGCACCGCCGCATCGGCGTCATCGGCGGCCCTCAGGAGTGGCTGGCCAGCGAATACCGCCTCGCCGGTCATACCTCAGCCCTAGCCGACGCCGGGCTCCTCACCTCCCCCGAGCTCATCGTCCGCAACCGGGAACCGGTCACCGACTGGGGCTACGACTCCGCCCGCCACCTCCTCGACCTTTCTGAACGCCCTACCGCCATCGTCGCCTTCAACGACAAGTCCGCCGTCGGCGCCCTACGTGCCGCCTTCGAACACGGTCTCCGCGTCCCTGAAGACCTCTCCGTCACCGGGTTCGACGACCTCTACCTCAGCCTCAGCACCCTTCCGAGGCTCACCACCGTCCGCCAACCCCTCGAAGAGATGGGCCGCATGGCCGTCACTCTCCTCATGCGTCTCATCGCAGGTCACGCCGTTGAGGCCCTCCACATCGAACTCGCCACCCACCTCGTCATCCGCGACTCCACCGGCCCCGCCCCGGGCACACGGTAGGAGAGAAGGGCCACTGGTCACCCTCACGAATCAGAACGACCTCAGCGCGGCCAACCAGCAACTGTCCGGCGTCCACTGCGACACCCTCCACATCCAGCTGGAGATGTCGGCCTCCGCCGCGAGCCGCTACGGAATAAAGGTCAGGCGCAGCCCCGCGGGAGAGGAGGAGACACTCCTGTCCTACAACAAGAACGACAAGACCTTCTGCGTCGACCGGACCCGCTCGGGCGCCATCTCCAGCCTGTTCGCCGACCTGGGCGTGCAGTGCGGTCCTGTCGCTCTCGCGGACGACGTCCTCACTCTGGATCTGTTCCTCGACAAATCCATGGTCGAGGCCTATGCCGGGGACCACAAGTCGATCACTACCCGCGTGTACCCCGCCCGCGCCGACTCGATCGGCCTGGCCCTGTTCGCCGACGGCACCGTCACGGTCAAGTCGCTCAAGGTCTGGGCGATGAAGTCCGCTTTCACCGACTGAATGATTGAGTCCGAGGCTGTACGTGTCGCGCAACCCCGGGGCGGATGGTCAAACCGGGGTCGCCGACACTGAGGAAAGCAGGCCGTCGATCTCCTGCGGGCTGGGTGGCACCGCGCCCTCCCGAGTGCACACCACGGCCGCCGCCGCGCATCCGTAGCGCAACGCGTCGCCAACCCGCTCCCCAGTGAGCTCACCGTCGCCGAGAACCGTGAGATAGGCGGCGGTGAAGGTGTCCCCCGCGCCGACGGTGTCGACGAGTTCCACGAGGGGAGCGGGGCAGGTGATCACCGAGTCGCCCAGGATCGCCGACGCGCCGTCGCCGCCCCGGGTCACCACGACCAGGCGCTCACCCGGCCACGCCGCCCAGCGTTTCGCCGCATCCAGGTCCGGCTCGCCGGGATACAGCCAGGCCAGGTCCTCCGCGCTGACCTTGACCAGCCGCGAGATCCGTACGCATTCCTCGACCAGCGTGAGCGCAGACGCCCGGTCCGCGATGAGCGAGGGGCGGATATTGGGGTCGTAGGAGACGATGACCCCGGCGTCGGCCGCGGCCCGCATCACCTCCCGGACATGCGCCGCACCGGACCCGACGAGCGTGGCCAGCGATCCGGTGTGCAGGCAGGTGACGCCGTCGAGTGAGACCGGACCGGAAAATCGCCAGTCGAACCGGAAGTCGTAGGACGCCGACCCGTCGTCACCGATCCTGGCGAAAGCCAGGCTGGTTGCGGCACCGGGGACGAGCTCTCCTTGTCCGACCCCGTGCCTGCCGAGATGGCCCCGCAGCAGGTCGCCGAAGAAGTCGCCGCCGATCTCGCTGGCGAGTCTGACCTGTTGCCCGAGCGTGGCCAGGGCGACCGCGACGTTGAGCGGGCTGCCTCCCGCGACGGCGCTGAACCGCGATGCGTCGGGCGTGCCGATCAGGTCGACGATGCTCTCGCCGATCACCAGGAACGTCATGTGCCCTCCCCTCGTGACGGCGACATGGTGACACGTGCTGAATCGATTCTGCAAGCACAGGGACTCGTTCCAGGGGCATTACGACGAAGTTTCCGGCGCCCTCTTGACCTCCCTCGATATGGAGGCTTACGTTTGCGCAAACGTTTTTGCTCAGCAGCGGTTCGGGGTGCGCCGCATGAGCCCCAGGCTGATGGGAGAGGGCACATGCCTCACAACTCAGGGCTGTCCCGGCGCGACCTGTTGAAGTGGACGGGCGTGTCGGGCCTGGCGGTACTGGCGACCGCGTGCGGCGCCGGCGGGACGACGAGCGGATCGGGCACGGGCGGCGCCAAGGCGCTCAGCGTCCTGGTCGAGGCGGGCGGCAAGGCGGAGCTGACGAAGATCGCCGAGGCGTTCACCGCGAAGACCGGCGCGAAGGTGACGTTCATCGAGCTGCCGTACGACGGCCTGTTCAACCGGCTGTCCGGCGAACTGTCCTCCGGCACCCTCAGCTTCGACGTGGCCGCGCTGGACGCGATCTGGCTGACCGCGTTCGCCGGAGCCGTTCGCCCCCTCACCGAGCTGTTCACCGCGGACGTCAAGGCCGACCTGTTCCCGGCCCTGGTGACCGAGGCGCAGGTCGGCGGCACGTTCGTCGGCATGCCGGTGTGGACGAACGCCGAGATCCTCTTCTATCGCAAGGACCTGTTCGAGGACACCGACGAGCAGGCCGCCTTCAAGAAGAAGTACGGCTACGAGCTCGCCCCACCCACGACGTGG includes:
- a CDS encoding glycoside hydrolase family 30 beta sandwich domain-containing protein, encoding MHLRRSLATATALGCVLAGTLALHTTSAQAAPAVQVWLTTADGAAKLARQPDTAFGAPALARNVVVSPAETHQTMAGFGASITGASASLIAAMPTARRNALMADLFQTAGLNYLRQPIGATDFNRTADFYTYDDGAADPTLSRFSVQRDEIENILPLVRQARQLNPVLKVMGSPWSAPAWMKDSNNLNGGSLKSEYVATYADYLVKFVQAYGAAGVPVDDLTVQNEPLFPTSYPSMAMSSEQQAELIKLLDAKLTAAGLNTRIWAYDHNWDRPDYPLDVFSRVGNLPRLVGAAFHCYGGQVSAQQQVVNAGKRVMFTECSGTDSADSAATFADTLMWHAENLFIQNARNGGESTITWNLALNPSGGPHQGHCSNRCNGVVEINGATYTRNAEYYVLSHAARFVKPGAVRVGSTSSAEVQNVAFVNPDGSRVLVALNTTTSAQPFSVTENDRTFASSLPARSMATYTWPAPSGTPGGMLSRTGWTATASVSAAEDAPARALDGDESTRWSTGQAQTNGQWFQVDLGQARTFSTLRFTSAGGDEPRGFQVYASDDPQSWGAAIASGTGAATTTVSFPAQTKRYLRIVQTGWAGNWWSIHELNLYS
- a CDS encoding LacI family DNA-binding transcriptional regulator, translating into MARRRSGKVTVRAVATEAGVSIATVSRVMNGHEYVAPETRALVQEALNRLGSTAVIPGSASEDRSADAVYVRCPYLLTDYFGMIVSSVAETLDLHGRRVILSAGDAAREASVISGLPDDPDIAGAIFIVPSETNEELEELRAQGFPFVVIDPRLQPPRDIASVSASHFAGARNLTAHLVELGHRRIGVIGGPQEWLASEYRLAGHTSALADAGLLTSPELIVRNREPVTDWGYDSARHLLDLSERPTAIVAFNDKSAVGALRAAFEHGLRVPEDLSVTGFDDLYLSLSTLPRLTTVRQPLEEMGRMAVTLLMRLIAGHAVEALHIELATHLVIRDSTGPAPGTR
- a CDS encoding GH32 C-terminal domain-containing protein, which codes for MRPSTSNSPPTSSSATPPAPPRAHGRREGPLVTLTNQNDLSAANQQLSGVHCDTLHIQLEMSASAASRYGIKVRRSPAGEEETLLSYNKNDKTFCVDRTRSGAISSLFADLGVQCGPVALADDVLTLDLFLDKSMVEAYAGDHKSITTRVYPARADSIGLALFADGTVTVKSLKVWAMKSAFTD
- a CDS encoding carbohydrate kinase family protein codes for the protein MTFLVIGESIVDLIGTPDASRFSAVAGGSPLNVAVALATLGQQVRLASEIGGDFFGDLLRGHLGRHGVGQGELVPGAATSLAFARIGDDGSASYDFRFDWRFSGPVSLDGVTCLHTGSLATLVGSGAAHVREVMRAAADAGVIVSYDPNIRPSLIADRASALTLVEECVRISRLVKVSAEDLAWLYPGEPDLDAAKRWAAWPGERLVVVTRGGDGASAILGDSVITCPAPLVELVDTVGAGDTFTAAYLTVLGDGELTGERVGDALRYGCAAAAVVCTREGAVPPSPQEIDGLLSSVSATPV